From the Deinococcus gobiensis I-0 genome, the window CGCCACCCGGCGGGCGCTGCGGCAGGCGCATACCCCCGACGCCAAGCTGCGCGCCTACGTGGACAATCAGTTTTTCAGCGTCGAGAGCACGCGCAGGTTCACCACCGTCTCGCTCGACTTCCTGGCGGCGGCCACCCGCGACCCGGGGCTCATGGCGGTGCAGCGCGACTTTCTGGCGGGGACCCTGCGCCTGGACCTCGAACTCGCGCGGCTGCCGGGCGAGACCGGCGCCGAACGCCGCGCCGTGCAGCTCCGGGCCCTGGTCGAAGGTCTGAGCGTGCGCTTCCTGGCCGACCCCGACCCCGACCTCGCCGCCTACCGCGAGGACTGCCTGGCCGGCCTCCGGGCGATCCTGGGGCAGGCGTGAGAAGGGAGCTTGTGGCGTGTGGTTTGTAAAAGAAGCCAAAGCAGTCTGAGGGCAGCCGCGTAACCCTACCGCCCAAGTCCCCCCGAAGGCCGTCGTGCGCGCAGCGCGCGGGCCATTCCAGATGGGCTGAGGCTGGCCCCCAGGCTATCCGTCACGTCGCAGGGCTGTGCAAAGCCGCCGACTTCCGGGACAACTCTTGCCGAGCGCAGCGAAAAGCTCCCCCCGCCCGGCGGGAGGGGGGCTGGGGGGAGGGAAAGTAGAACCCGAACGCCTGCCAGACCAATCTCACAGACCAGCCAGAGCCGAAGCCACCGCCCGCGCCCCCTCCAGCAGCCGTGGCCCCGGCCGCCCCAGCCCGCTCTCGGGGACACACACGACCGGCACCCCCAATCCCCGCGCCTCGATCACCTCGGGGCGCAGCTTCTTCGCGCCGCACCACGAACACACGATCAGGTCGGGCCGCGCGGCGCGCACCTCGTCCAGCATGAGGGGCGCACTGCGGCCGGGGCGCTCCGCCAGGGCATTTTCCGCGCCGAGGGCACTGAGCAGTTCCGTGACCCACGACTCCCGCGTCGCCGCGATGATGGGCCGGGGCCACCACTCGACGAGTACGCGCGGCGGCCGGGCAAAGTCGGCGCGTAGGGCGGCGAGTTCGGCGCGCAGATCGGCGACCAGCGCCTGCGCCCGCGCCGGCTGCCCGGCGGCGTCTCCGATGGCCCGGATGTCGGCCCAGGTGTCTTCCAGCGTGACCGGGTCGAGGACCAGGGTGGGCAGCCCCGCCGCCCGGACCTCGGCCACCACGCGCTCCATGCCCGGCACGCTGAGGCTGGCGAGGACGAGGTCGGGACGCGCGGCCACGAGCGTGGGCACGTCGATGTTCAGGTCGGGGCCGAGCCGGCGCGCGCCCTCCAGCCCCGGCGCGTCGCTGTGCGAGTCGGCGGCGACGACCTGGGCCGCCAGCCCGAGCGCCGCCAGGATGTCGGAATTGCTGGACGCCAGCGAGGCCAGACGCAGGGACATGGCCGCAGTCTAGGCGGCCCGGCGGCCCATGCGGCACAGTAGGGGCATGACCGACCTCCGATCAGACGATCCGCAGCGGGCCTGGGCCTATGTGCCTACCGAGCCGCTGCGGGGCACGCCGGGCGGGCCGCTGGACGGCCTGACCTTCAGCGTGAAGGACCTGTACGGCGTGCCCGGCTGGCCGCTGCGCGCGAGCACCCGCGCCCCGGTGCCGCCGGTGGGCGAGAGCGTGCTCGTGCGCCGGCTGCTGGAGCTGGGCGCCACGGCCCTGGGCAAGACCCACCTGCACGAGATCGCGCTGGGCATCACCGGCGGGGGGCGGGTACGGCGGCACCGAGCACCCGGTCCTGGCGGGCCACGTGCCGGGCGGCAGCAGCAGCGGCGCGGCCGTCAGCGTGGCGCTGGGGCAGGCCGACTTCGCGCTGGGCACCGACACCGGGGGCAGCGTCCGCGTGCCGGCGGCGTGGTGCGGTGTGGTGGGCTACAAGCCGACCAAGGACCACCCCGCCTGGAGCACCGAGGGCGTGCTCCCCCTCTCGGTGACCTGCGACCACGCCGGGCCGCTGGCGCGCGACGTGGCGACCGTGGCGCGCGTGCACGCGGCCCTGAGCGGCGAGACGGTCACCCCCCAGGACTGGGCGGGCGTGCGCGTCGGCGTGTGGCAGCCGGAGGGCTGGACCGACGCGGCGGTGCGCGAGGCCGTGGAGGCCTTCGGGGCCGGGCTGGCGGCGCGCGGCGCCCACCTCTCCCCCGTCGCGCTGCCCGAGATGCTCGACGCCTACTCGCCCATCGTGCTCAGCGAGGCCGCGCAGGTCCACGCCCAGGCCTTGCAGGAGAAGGACCCCGGCTTCCTGCCCTTCACGCTCATGTCGCTGCGGCAGGGAGCGGCGCTGGAGGCGGCGGAGGTCGCGGCGGCCTTCGCCCGGCGCGCCGCCTACCGCGCGGAGCTGGACGCCCTGCTGGAGCGGTTCGACGTGCTGCTGGCCCTGCCGTCCCCACGCCGCCCCCGCTGGCCGGGCAGGACGAGGTGGAGGTGGGAAGCGGGACCATGCCGCTGCGCCGCGCCGTGCTGCGCCTGACCACGCCCTTCAGCCTGCTGGGCGCGCCGACCCTGGCCCTGCCCACCGCCGCGCCCTGGATCGGCGCGCAGCTCGTGGGCCGCCACGGCGACGACGCCCGGCTGCTGGGCCTCGCCCTGACCCTGGAGGATTCCCGATGAAACGACTGTTCTTCTCCCTGACCCTGCTGGCCGCCCTGGGCGCGGCGCACGCCCAGAACGACGCCCACCCCTTCGGCCTGCCGCGCACCCTGACCTGGGGGGCCTACACCGTGCAGGTCACGCCGCTCATGTCCCTGTCGGACGACACCGGCTCGTCCGTGGTCGTCAAGCAGGCGGGCCGCACCGTCCTGACCGTCAAGGACTGGAACGTGGAGGCCGAGCTGCAACCGGTCCGGCCCGGCGGCGCACCCGAGCTCGTCCTGAGCGCCTACAGCGGCGGCGCGCACTGCTGCACGACCATGTACGTGTTCACGCAGGACACGGGCCGCCTGGAAAATCTGGCGATCTTCGACGCGGGCGACGATCCCGGCGACTGGCGCGACCTGAACGGCGACGGCGTGAAGGAATTCGTGTGGGGCAGCAACACGCTGACCTACTACGACTGGTCCTTCGCCGACAGCCCTTTCCTGAGCACGGTGCTCGGCTGGGACGGCGTGCGGCTGGCCGACCGCACCCGCCTGTACGCCTACGTGCCCGCGCAGGCGGCGGCGCGCGAACTCAGGGCCATGACCGACGGCCTGAAGGCCGGGCAGGGCGTGGGCGACCTCAAGCCGCGTCTGGGGGGCTACTTCGCCAACATGGTGCTGGCCGGGCGCGGGGCCGAGGCCGAGAAGGTCCTGGCGACCCAGATCTTCCCGAAGCTGCCCGCCCTGAAGACGTGGTACGTCGCCCACCGCACCGCCCTGGTCAACTCGACCTACGGCCAGCCCGAGGGGCGGCTTCAGGTGGCGGACAGCAAGGCCTACCCGCTGCCCAGGGAGGAACAGCCCTGAGGCGCGCCGTTCTGGGCCCGGTCCTGGGCCTGCTGCTGGGGCTGGCCGCCTGCGCGCCCTCTACGCAGCCACAGCCGCAGCCCGTGCAGGTGTGGGAAGGCTCGGCGCGGGTGCTGCTGCGCGAGCAGAACTACCGCCTGACCTTCACGGTGGAACCGGTGGGCCACCGCCTGAGCGGCACGCTGGACAACCGCAGCAGCGGCGACCGCTTTAGCGTGACGGGCACGCTGCTGCCGGTCGAGGTCGGGGCCGAGCTGACCGCCCAGATTTCGGCCGGCGAGAGCCCGAAACTGAGCGCCAGCATCCTGGGCCTCGGGGTCAGCGGCCTGAGCCTCAAGGCGGACGCCCTGCTGAGCGGGCGCGTCACCGGCCGCCGCTTTACCGGGACCCTGCGGGTCGGCGGCCTGAGCAGCCCCATCACGCTGCGCCAAACCGCGCCCTGAAGCGCCGCCGGAGCGCGCCCCCACCTCCCCGCCATTTCGCGTATCCCCCACAGGGCGCCTTTGCCTATGCTGTGGGGGATTTCGTCTGGCCGCCCCCCTGAATGCCCGCGTCCCCCGATCCGGCGCGCGCCCCCACCCTGCCTGGAGCCCCCTATGACCATCCCCACCCCGGACGCGGCCGTCCACGTCCGTGACCTGAAAAAGAGCTATACCGTCCACGAGAAGGACCCCGGCTTCGTGGGCAGCCTGAAGTCCTTCGTGCGCCGCCGCACCCGCGAGGTCGAGGCGGTGCGCGGCGTGTCCTTCGACCTCGCGCCCGGCGAGGTGGTGGGCTTTCTGGGGCCCAACGGCGCGGGCAAGACGACCACCCTCAAGATGCTCTCGGGGCTGCTGCACCCCACGTCCGGCACGGCGCGGGTGGCGGGCTTCGAGCCCCGGCGGCGCGAGACCGCGTTCCTGCGCCAGATCACGCTGGTCATGGGCCAGAAGCAGCAGCTCATGTGGGACCTGCCCGCCCAGGATTCCTTCCTGGTCAACCAGGCCATCTACGAGATTCCGGAGCGGGAATTCCGCGCCACCATGAGCGAATTCACCGAGGTGCTGGGGTTGTCGGGCATCCTGAACAAGCAGGTGCGCAAGCTCTCGCTGGGCGAGCGCATGAAGTGCGAACTCGCCGCCGCGCTGCTTCACCGCCCGCGCGTGCTGTTTCTGGACGAACCGACCATCGGCCTGGACGTGAACATGCAGGAGGCCGTGCGCGAGTTCGTGCGCGACTACAACGAGCGTTACGGCGCCACCGTCATCCTGACGAGCCACTACATGGCCGACGTGACGGCGCTGGCCCGCCGGGTGCTGGTCATCGACGCGGGCGAACTGGTCTTCGACGGCGACCTCGCGGGGCTGGTCGAGCGCGGCTCGGGCGGCAAGACCATCCGGCTGCAACTGCGCCGCCCGGCCGGGGCCGAGGAACTCGCGCGCTACGGCACGGTCGTCGAGGCGGGGGGCCTGAGCGCCGAGCTGACCGTGCCGCGCGCCGAGGTGAGTGCGCGCGCCGCCCGGCTGCTGACCGAACTGGACGTGGCCGACCTGACCGTCGAGGACCCGCCCATCGAGGCCGTGATGGCCGAGCTGTTCGGGCACCGGGAGGCGGCGGGCGCGCGCGGCGGGGAGGTGGTCCGGGGTGGCTAGCGTGCGCGCCGCCCTGAACAAGGCCCGCGTGCTGTTCGTCACCCAGTTCGCGGACATGGCGGCCTACCGCGCCGAGGTCATCATCTGGATGCTGTCGGGCACCTTGAGCATCGTCATGATGCTCGTGTGGATGTCGCAGGCGGCCTCCGCGCCGGGCGGGCAGATCCAGGGCTACGCGCCCGCCGAGTTCGCCTCCTACTTCATCGCGACGTGGCTGGTCAGCCAGCTCATGGTCGTGTGGGTGGCCTGGGAACTCGACGTGGACATCCGCACCGGCACGCTGTCGCCCAAACTGCTGCGGCCCCTGGACCCCATATGGGTGCAGTTCATGGGGCACGTCTCCGAGCGCCTCATCCGCATCGTGCCCATGCTGGTCATCGTCGCCCTGATGGCCTGGGCCTCGGGGGCGCGGTTCTCGGCCGACCCGCTGACCTGGCTCGCCGGTCTGGGGCTGGCCGCGCTGGGCTTCTGCTGCCGGTTCCTGTGGGAGTACACCATCGGCCTGCTCGCCTTCTGGACCGAGAGCAGCACGTCCTTCCAGGAACTCATGTGGCTGTTCTACGCCGCGCTGGGCGGCATGTTCGCGCCGCTGGCCTTCTATCCGGGGTGGGTGCAGGCCGTGGCGGTCTGGACGCCCTTTCCGTACATGCTGGGCCTGCCCGCGCAGCTTCTGGCCGGCAAGGCCACGCTGGCGCAGGCGGGGCAGGGCGCGCTCGTGCTGCTGGTCTGGCTGGCCGTGCTGTGGGCCGTGCGCCTGACGGTGTGGCGCGTGGGCCTGCGCCGCTACGGGGCGGTGGGGGCGTGAGGCGCTACTGGCGGCTCCTCCGGATCTTCACGGGGGCGACCCTGAGCGCGCAGCTCGAATACCGGGCCAACTTCGTGGGCGCGGTGCTGGCGAGCCTGGGCGAGGTCGGGGTGGCGCTGCTGGGGCTGGCGGTGGTCTTCGGGCAGCCGGAGGTGAGCACCGTGGGCGGCTGGAGCTTCCGCGAGGCGCTGCTCGTCACGGGCTTTTTCATGCTCACCGAGGGCGTGATCAGCGTGCTGATCCAGCCGAACATGTCCAAGATCGCCGAGGCGGTGCGCACCGGCACGATGGACTTCACGCTCCTCAAGCCCATCGACGCGCAATTCGGGGTGAGCACGCGCAACCTGAACCTGCTGCGGCTGCCCGACCTGCTCATCGGGCTGGGACTGCTGGTCTACGCGGCCTCGGGCCTGAACGTCACGCCCGGCGGCGTGCTGGGAGCGGCGGCGCTGTACCTCTCGGCCACCGTGATCGTGTACTGCATCTGGCTGGCGCTCTCGACGACCGCCTTCTGGTTCGTCAAGACCCAGAACGCCTCGGAGCTGTTCAGCGGCCTGTTCGGTGCGGGGCGGTTTCCGGTCACGGCCTTTCCGGTGCCGGTGCGCGCCTTCCTGACCTTCGTGGTGCCCATCGCCTTCATCACGACCGTGCCCGCTCAGGCCATGACCGGGGGCCTGAGTCTGGGGCTGGCGCTGGCCTCGCCGCTGGTGGCCGCCGCCGCTTTCGCGCTCACGCGCCTGTTCTGGAAAAAGGCCGTGGCGAGCTACACGAGCGCGAGCAGTTGAGCGCCCCTGCCCACGCATGGGCCGCCCTGGGCCAGCCCCGGCCCCGCAGCGTGCGCCTGAGCCCGGCGGCGCGTGCCCGGCTGGCCCACATCGCCGACCTGCGCGACGTGTTTTATCCGTCCGACGCCGAGGGGATCGGCGGGGAGTACAGCGGCGAAACCCATCTGGCCCCCGACCTGCTCGCGGCGCGGCCCTGGCTGACCGCCGACACGCCGCGCCGCGAAGTGCTGACAGCCGTGATGGCGCAGGAATGGACCGGCCTGCTGGCCCTGCTGGGCGAGTACGGCCCCTGGGTGTACGCGCCCGATGTAGCGGCCTTGCAGGGGCTGTCGCGCGCCTACGCGGCCCTGGTGTCGGCCGCGACGCCCGCCCGCGAGGAGGACGTGCTGGCCGCCGCGCGCCGCCACGCTGGGGGGACGGCCTCGCTGCTGGCCCGGCTGGAGGCCACCGACTACCGCCAGAAGGAACGTGGGGCCGCGCCGGAAACGCTCGCCGCCCTGGAGGCCGCCTTCTGGGCGCGGGCGGGCGAGACGGCCGCCGCGCGCCGGGCCGAGTGGGCGGCGAGGAGGCTGAGACCATGACCGGCCCCGCACCCCTCAAGGTCATCCTCGGCGCGGGCGAGCAGCGCTGGCCGGGCTGGGTGCCGACGGGGCGGGAAGACCTCGACCTGCGCGACCCCGCGAGTTTCGCGCGCTGGTTCGGGGCGCGCCGGGCCGACGCCTTCCTGT encodes:
- a CDS encoding ABC transporter permease, whose amino-acid sequence is MRRYWRLLRIFTGATLSAQLEYRANFVGAVLASLGEVGVALLGLAVVFGQPEVSTVGGWSFREALLVTGFFMLTEGVISVLIQPNMSKIAEAVRTGTMDFTLLKPIDAQFGVSTRNLNLLRLPDLLIGLGLLVYAASGLNVTPGGVLGAAALYLSATVIVYCIWLALSTTAFWFVKTQNASELFSGLFGAGRFPVTAFPVPVRAFLTFVVPIAFITTVPAQAMTGGLSLGLALASPLVAAAAFALTRLFWKKAVASYTSASS
- a CDS encoding helical backbone metal receptor, which gives rise to MSLRLASLASSNSDILAALGLAAQVVAADSHSDAPGLEGARRLGPDLNIDVPTLVAARPDLVLASLSVPGMERVVAEVRAAGLPTLVLDPVTLEDTWADIRAIGDAAGQPARAQALVADLRAELAALRADFARPPRVLVEWWPRPIIAATRESWVTELLSALGAENALAERPGRSAPLMLDEVRAARPDLIVCSWCGAKKLRPEVIEARGLGVPVVCVPESGLGRPGPRLLEGARAVASALAGL
- a CDS encoding TetR/AcrR family transcriptional regulator yields the protein MARTVNPIQDRARRAALEKAAYLALYERGFAGVTLADIAGHAGVSRGTLVYHFGSRAGLLGAVMRRFTRTIAVATRRALRQAHTPDAKLRAYVDNQFFSVESTRRFTTVSLDFLAAATRDPGLMAVQRDFLAGTLRLDLELARLPGETGAERRAVQLRALVEGLSVRFLADPDPDLAAYREDCLAGLRAILGQA
- a CDS encoding ABC transporter permease produces the protein MRAALNKARVLFVTQFADMAAYRAEVIIWMLSGTLSIVMMLVWMSQAASAPGGQIQGYAPAEFASYFIATWLVSQLMVVWVAWELDVDIRTGTLSPKLLRPLDPIWVQFMGHVSERLIRIVPMLVIVALMAWASGARFSADPLTWLAGLGLAALGFCCRFLWEYTIGLLAFWTESSTSFQELMWLFYAALGGMFAPLAFYPGWVQAVAVWTPFPYMLGLPAQLLAGKATLAQAGQGALVLLVWLAVLWAVRLTVWRVGLRRYGAVGA
- a CDS encoding ABC transporter ATP-binding protein — its product is MTIPTPDAAVHVRDLKKSYTVHEKDPGFVGSLKSFVRRRTREVEAVRGVSFDLAPGEVVGFLGPNGAGKTTTLKMLSGLLHPTSGTARVAGFEPRRRETAFLRQITLVMGQKQQLMWDLPAQDSFLVNQAIYEIPEREFRATMSEFTEVLGLSGILNKQVRKLSLGERMKCELAAALLHRPRVLFLDEPTIGLDVNMQEAVREFVRDYNERYGATVILTSHYMADVTALARRVLVIDAGELVFDGDLAGLVERGSGGKTIRLQLRRPAGAEELARYGTVVEAGGLSAELTVPRAEVSARAARLLTELDVADLTVEDPPIEAVMAELFGHREAAGARGGEVVRGG